CTCCCGCGATGACCATGATGACCACCATCGCCATCTCGTTGAACTTCATCGGCGTCGGCGACAGGAGCCCGAGGTAGTGGCCCTGGAAGCCGCCGGCGACCGCGGCGAAGACGGCGGACGTGGCGAAGACGAACCGCTTCCACTTGAAGGTGTCCACCCCCATGACGGCGGCCGCCTCCTCGTCGTCGCGGATCGCGCGCATGTACGCGCCGATCCGCGAGTCGACGAGCGCCCGGGCGGCCAGGATCGCCGCCAGGGCCAGCGCGAGGAAGAGGTAGTAGTACGGGGTGGCGCGCGGCGTGCCGAACAGGAGCGGGGTGGCCAGGCCGAGGTCGCCGCGCGTGATCTCGTACTCGGCGGTGACGAGCAGCCGGACGGACTCGGCGAAGGCCCAGGTGGCGAGGGCCAGGTAGATCGCGCGCATCCGGAGGCAGAGGGTGCCGAGCCCGTACCCGATCGCGGCCGCGACGGCCGCGCCCGCGGCGATGCCGACGAGGATCGGCACGCGCGCGTACAGGACGAGGAGGGCCGACGTGTACGCGCCGACGCCGGCGAAGGTGTGGTGCGCCAGCGAGAACTGGCCCGTGTAGCCGGCGAGGAGGTTCCAGCCGATCGCGAGGATCACGTAGTAGAAGCTCGTGGTCAGCACGTGCGTGTGGTACTCGGACGCGACCCAGGGCAGCCACGCGAGGGCGGCGTAGGCCAGCACGCAGCAGCCGAGCCGGCGCGCGAAGGGTCCCAGGGGATCAGGCTCCGAGGAGCGCGTCGCGGATGATCTCGCGAAGCTCGCCGGCGAAGGCCGCGCGGGGGCCCTCGCGGCGCACGCGGCCGATCTCGAGCATGTAGAGGTAGTCGGAGATCTCGACGGCCTTGCCGATGTTCTGATCGACGAGCAGGATCGTCACGCCGGCGGCCTGGGCGGCGAGGAGCCGCTCGTAGACCTGATCGGCGATCCGCGGGGCGAGGCCCGCCGACGGCTCATCGACGAGGAGCAGCGCCGGCTCGGTCGCGAGCTCCTTGGCGAGCGACAGCATCTTGGCCTCGCCGCCCGAGAGGGCCGTGGCGCGCAGCCGCCGCTTCCCCGCGAGCCGCGGGAAGGCGGCGTAGGCGCGCTCGAGCATCCCGGCGACCCGCGCCCGGTCCCCGCGAAAGACCCACGTGCCGAGCTGCAGATTCTCGTGCACGGTGAGCTGCGGGAAGATGTTCATCCCCTGCGGCACGTAGCCGATGCCGAGCCGCTTGATCGCGTGGGGCGCGAGGCGCTGGATCTCCCGCCCGTCGAAGACGATCCGGCCGCGCCGGGGGTGCAGGAAGCCGAAGACCGTCTTGAGGAGCGTCGACTTCCCCGCGCCGTTGGGCCCGATGATGCCCGTCACCGCGCCCGGCGCGACGCGGAGACTCACGTCGTTCAGGATGTCGATGCCGTCGAGGTAGCCGCCGACGATCCCGTCCAGCTCGAGACGCGCCATCTACCGGCCCAGGTAGGCTTCGAGGACCACGGCGTGGTTGGCGACCTCCTCGAACGATCCCTCGGCGATGAGCCGGCCCTCGTGCATCACGGAGACGCGCGGGCAGAGCCGCCGGAGCGCCGCCATCTCGTGCGACACGATGAGGAACGTCACCGCCTCCTCCCGGTTCATCCGGAGGATCGTCTCCATGATGGTGTCCTTGATCGTCGGATGCACGCCGGCGAACGGCTCGTCCATCAGGAACAGGTGGATCGGACGCACCATGAGACCCCGCACGATCTGGAGCAGCATGCTCTGGCCGCCGGACAGCTCCTTGGCCGGCGCGTGGCGCAGCCGGTCCAGGGCGACGAACTCGAGCAGCCCGCGCGCGCGCTCGACGATCTCCGCCCTCGGGCGGCGCGCGCCCCCGTCGGGCGCGGCGCCCCGGTCCAGGGCCGCCAGCGCGGGGACAAGCACGTTCTCGAGCACGCTCATGTTGCCGAAGAGCTTCGGGATCTGGAACGTGCGCGCCACGCCCCGCCCGGTGATCTCGTGGGGGCGGAGGCGATCGACCCGCTCGCCGCGGAGACGGATGTCGCCGGCGTCCGCGCGGTAGAGGCCGGAGAGCAGGTTGATCGTCGTGGTCTTGCCGGAGCCGTTGGGGCCGATGAGGCCGCGGACCTCACCCGCGCGGATCGCCAGCGGCAGGTCGTCCACGGCGACCACGCCGCCGAACCGCTTGGTGAGCCCGCGCGTCTCGAGCAGCCACTCGCCCGTCGCCATTCAGCCGCCGACGCGTCGCGCACGGCCCCGCGTCACGCGAGCGGCTCCCAGAACCGCTGGATCTCGACGAGGTACCCGCTCGGGTCCCGCACGAACGCGTTGTAGATGCGGTACGGCGGATTGTCGGCGGGCTCCTTCACGAGCGGGACGCCGTGGGCCCGGAGGCGCGCGCACCACTCGTCGACCGCGTCGGTCACCAGCGTGAGCGTCACGCCGCGCGGCTCGGCCGGCGCTTCCGGACGCTCGCAGAAGCCCACGTACGCGGTTCCGCCCACGTGATAGATGCGGCAGGCGCCCTGGTCGCGCGCCAGGCGCAGCCCGAGGATCCGCTCGTAGAAGCCCGCCGTCCGCGCCAGGTCGCGCGTGTCGAGAAAGGTGATCTGCTGGACGATTGGCGGCGCGCTCATCGGGTGCTCCGCCGCCGCTCACGCGTACGAGATGCCCATGATCTCCGCGACGAGCGCCGGGCGCTCCTGGCCCTCGATCTCGACGGTCATCTCCGACGTGACGCGCACGCCGTTGCCGGTGACCTCCTCGGCGCCGGCGATGCGCTGGCGCAGGCGGATGCGCGCGCCCGCGGGCACGGGGCTGATGAACCGCACCTTGTTGGAACCGTAGTTCACGCCGTGGCGCCGCTTCTCGACGCGCATGAGCGTCGCCGCCAGGCGCGGCACGAGCGAGAGGGTCAGGTAGCCGTGCGCGATCGTCTTGCCACCCGGCATGTCGCGCTTCGCGCGCTCGACGTCCACGTGGATCCACTGATGGTCGCCGGTCGCGTCGGCGAACTTGTCGATCATCGCCTGGTCCACGGTGACCCACTCCGACGGGCCGAGCTCGCGCCCCACCAGCCCCAGCAGGTCCTTCGGCGTCTCCACCTTGAGCATGCGCTCCTCCTAGCTCTCGCTCTCCACCCCGTTGATCGCGAAGTCGAAGATCTCGTGGCTCCGGAGCGGGCGCGCGGCGGCGCGCTTCGCGTACGCCGCGGTCAGCGGCCGATTCAGGATGAACGGCACCCGCGCCTCGGCGAGCGCGCCGTGGGTCCGCAGGCGATGGCCCTTCAACCCCGAGAGGTCGTGGTCGGCCGCGGCGGCGCCGATGCACGTGTCGGCGCGGCCGATGACCGCCACGTCCCCCTCGCGGTCCATCGGCAGCGCGAACGTCTTCGCCGCCGCCTCGCGGTCGTGGACCGACTCGACGCCGTCGAGGCTCGTCGCGAGCTTCATCACGTCCGCCGGGCCGAGCCCGCGATGGCAGTAGACTCGCACGAAGCCGCCGAGGGCGCCATGGTGGACGACGAAACGGTCTGTGATCGGGCAGATCACGGTGCTCGTCCCCTTGCCGAAGCGGCGGTCGAGCACGTCCTGGAGCCAGATGACCCGCGGCGAGCCGTCGGCGTTCGACTTGTCGCTCATCCCGTGGTCCGCCGTGAGCGCGACGACGGCGCCGAGGGCGTCGAGCCGGGCGAACATCCGGTCCATGTTCGCGTAGTAGCGGTTCGCCTCGGCCTCGCCCGGCGCGTACTTGTGCTGGATGTAGTCCGTGAGCGAGAGATAGAGGATGTCGGGCCTGCGCTGCTCGAGGAGCCGCACGCCCGCCTCCAGCACGAACAGCGAGAGCTCGGGCGAGTACATGTCGGGCTTCGGCATCCCGACGAACGCGAGCACGTCCTCGATCCCGTGCTCCGCGAGCGTCGTCTGGTCGGCGCACTCCGAGGAGAAATTGACGCTCCCGCCCGCGAGGTCCATGTCCTTGCCGAGCTGCTTGCGGAGCTTGTCCTTCGCGGTGATCGAGACGACCTTCGCGCCGTGGCGCGAGAACTCCGCCATGAGCGTCCGCGAGCGGAGGAGCTCGGGCCCCGTCATCACCATGGCCTCGCCCGTCGCGCGGTCGAGATAGAAGTTGCCAGAGATCCCGTGCACCGCCGGCGGCGCGCCCGTCGTGATGGACATGTTGTTCGGGCACGTGAAGCTCGGCATGTCGCCGTCCGCCACCGTGCCGAAGCCTTGCGTCATGAAGCGCGCCACGGTCGGCACGACGCCGTCCCGCACGCCGCGCTCGAAGTACGCCGGATCGCCGCCGTCGATGCAGACGACGACCACCGCGCGCCTGGGCCAGCGGTACGTGACGCCGTTCAGCGAAACGGCGGGCGTGTCCATCGGGGAGAGGATAGCGCACTCGGCGCCAGGAAGGTGCCGCGTGGCCTCACGGCATCACCCACCCGCCGCTCGGATGGAGCACCTGTCCGGTGAGGTACCGGCCCTCCTCCGCGGCGAGGAACACGACGCAGTACGCGACGTCCTCGACGGCGCCGAGGCGGCGGACCGGCAGCTCCTTGATCCGGCGCGCGCGGTACTCCGGCGTCATGACGGCGCGGCTCATGTCGGTGTCGATCCCGCCCGGCGCGATCGCGTTGACCGTGATCCCGTGCTCGCCCACCTCGTGGGCGAGCGCGCGCGTGAAGCTCTCGACGGCGCCCTTGGTGGCGGCGTAGGCGGCGAAGCCGCCCGTGCCGACGCTCGCGCGCGCGAGCTGCGAGCTGAGATTGATGATCCGGCCGTGGCGCCGCTCGATCATGGCCGGCAGCGCGTGGCGGGTGCAGAGGAGCGTCCCGGTCACGTTGATCGCGAACATCTGGTCGTAGCGGCCCACGGGCGTCTCGTGGAACACGCCCCGCTCCATCACGCCGGCGTTGTTGACGAGGATGTCGAGCCTGCCGAGTCTGCCGAGCGTCGCCTCCACGAGCGCGCGCACCTCGTCCTCGCGCGCGACGTCGGCCTTGAGGGCGAGCGCGCGGCGCCCGAGCTT
This portion of the Candidatus Methylomirabilota bacterium genome encodes:
- a CDS encoding 3-oxoacyl-ACP reductase family protein: MGRLDGRVALVTGAGRGFGRAIALALGREGADVAVNYRASAAAAAEVVRGLEKLGRRALALKADVAREDEVRALVEATLGRLGRLDILVNNAGVMERGVFHETPVGRYDQMFAINVTGTLLCTRHALPAMIERRHGRIINLSSQLARASVGTGGFAAYAATKGAVESFTRALAHEVGEHGITVNAIAPGGIDTDMSRAVMTPEYRARRIKELPVRRLGAVEDVAYCVVFLAAEEGRYLTGQVLHPSGGWVMP
- the phnA gene encoding phosphonoacetate hydrolase; amino-acid sequence: MDTPAVSLNGVTYRWPRRAVVVVCIDGGDPAYFERGVRDGVVPTVARFMTQGFGTVADGDMPSFTCPNNMSITTGAPPAVHGISGNFYLDRATGEAMVMTGPELLRSRTLMAEFSRHGAKVVSITAKDKLRKQLGKDMDLAGGSVNFSSECADQTTLAEHGIEDVLAFVGMPKPDMYSPELSLFVLEAGVRLLEQRRPDILYLSLTDYIQHKYAPGEAEANRYYANMDRMFARLDALGAVVALTADHGMSDKSNADGSPRVIWLQDVLDRRFGKGTSTVICPITDRFVVHHGALGGFVRVYCHRGLGPADVMKLATSLDGVESVHDREAAAKTFALPMDREGDVAVIGRADTCIGAAAADHDLSGLKGHRLRTHGALAEARVPFILNRPLTAAYAKRAAARPLRSHEIFDFAINGVESES
- a CDS encoding MaoC family dehydratase; its protein translation is MLKVETPKDLLGLVGRELGPSEWVTVDQAMIDKFADATGDHQWIHVDVERAKRDMPGGKTIAHGYLTLSLVPRLAATLMRVEKRRHGVNYGSNKVRFISPVPAGARIRLRQRIAGAEEVTGNGVRVTSEMTVEIEGQERPALVAEIMGISYA
- a CDS encoding ABC transporter ATP-binding protein, translating into MARLELDGIVGGYLDGIDILNDVSLRVAPGAVTGIIGPNGAGKSTLLKTVFGFLHPRRGRIVFDGREIQRLAPHAIKRLGIGYVPQGMNIFPQLTVHENLQLGTWVFRGDRARVAGMLERAYAAFPRLAGKRRLRATALSGGEAKMLSLAKELATEPALLLVDEPSAGLAPRIADQVYERLLAAQAAGVTILLVDQNIGKAVEISDYLYMLEIGRVRREGPRAAFAGELREIIRDALLGA
- a CDS encoding branched-chain amino acid ABC transporter permease, translating into MLAYAALAWLPWVASEYHTHVLTTSFYYVILAIGWNLLAGYTGQFSLAHHTFAGVGAYTSALLVLYARVPILVGIAAGAAVAAAIGYGLGTLCLRMRAIYLALATWAFAESVRLLVTAEYEITRGDLGLATPLLFGTPRATPYYYLFLALALAAILAARALVDSRIGAYMRAIRDDEEAAAVMGVDTFKWKRFVFATSAVFAAVAGGFQGHYLGLLSPTPMKFNEMAMVVIMVIAGGLRTFAGPILGAVFIEALSELLRAWGEVRMVLFALLVLVIARAYPAGLVGICRSVGGRLAARVPALAPVLVPRRPGD
- a CDS encoding ABC transporter ATP-binding protein; the encoded protein is MATGEWLLETRGLTKRFGGVVAVDDLPLAIRAGEVRGLIGPNGSGKTTTINLLSGLYRADAGDIRLRGERVDRLRPHEITGRGVARTFQIPKLFGNMSVLENVLVPALAALDRGAAPDGGARRPRAEIVERARGLLEFVALDRLRHAPAKELSGGQSMLLQIVRGLMVRPIHLFLMDEPFAGVHPTIKDTIMETILRMNREEAVTFLIVSHEMAALRRLCPRVSVMHEGRLIAEGSFEEVANHAVVLEAYLGR
- a CDS encoding VOC family protein; this encodes MSAPPIVQQITFLDTRDLARTAGFYERILGLRLARDQGACRIYHVGGTAYVGFCERPEAPAEPRGVTLTLVTDAVDEWCARLRAHGVPLVKEPADNPPYRIYNAFVRDPSGYLVEIQRFWEPLA